The nucleotide window NNNNNNNNNNNNNNNNNNNNNNNNNNNNNNNNNNNNNNNNNNNNNNNNNNNNNNNNNNNNNNNNNNNNNNNNNNNNNNNNNNNNNNNNNNNNNtgttaggaaattatttaatttcctaacttatttgtgggcaatacatatatcaattataatcacaaatgatgctatttcaaattaaatgacttatataatgatgatctcatttattgttataaatgctaattgagtaagtcattattacttttgatttggaattaaatgagaataaaaccggatattatcttttgttccttagataattatctttttggattttagatatattatcttttgggctttagatactattttatttgggcttaagggtttaatgggtgtcatgctcaaatataaatagacctTCAGGGTTTCGGTCCCCAGTATACCAAAgccgcctttgttgctcttttccCATCAAAAGAGTTGCAGTTCAGCCTCCTAGGAATACAGAAGGCTTTGGTTGAGAAAGATCGAAAGAACCACAAGATCCAAAATCTTCCAATCATAATTCATGTTTATGAATTCAGGTACGCTTCCGCATTATGTTATTTTTGGTGATTCAATATGGATGATCTGgattattgaaaattaatttattccaacAGGATCTCCTAAGTCCTAGCTCGCAAATTTCATGAAATAAATAACGGGAAATGATCACCTTTAATCCTATGACCCTGTCGTCAGTTTGAATGGAAAGCTCTAAAATAAAGTTTTTAATATCGGTACCACTAGGTAATTGATTAAGATACTAATAAACTTAGCAaactctttaaattttaaaaaaagtgcATCGCacttgaaagaaaaatattctaaaatctaaaaaaaaaagacatccAGTAATTTACGTAAAaaaaagtcattaattttctcaaaaaaaaaaacatttaaaactCGATAAAAGAAAcatttgtcaaaaaaaaaatgtatccaAAAGAAAACATTTCAaaacttaagaaaaaaaaacatctagtaacttatataaaaaaattataaaaaaacatctaaaattctgtaaaagaaaaaacattCATTTACTCGAAAAAAACattcgaaaaaaatttaaaaaaataaaaacagaaatgcACCGCAAAAAAGCATTGCGTTCGTGAAGAGGAGGGCGCCGTGCTGGTCGACAACAGTATTAATGTTACTGTTTTAGTGGGTTTGACTCGGAGAGGAGGAGGACGACTAGATGTAGGGTGATCCGCGACAATAAGTTAGTCGACGGCACTGCGAGAATAATTTAATGTGCAATAAAAGACTATACAATTTATCTAAAACTTAtagcaaaataatttaatttttgtgttagacaattaattttgtattatcacataaataaaataattattttttgaatacaCTTTAAAAACTTATATAAACATgtgaatttaattaaataatttaattttaatatactctcaacataaaataattttatatgtatatttaattacgtaacactatattaataaatatagctatttttaatattgaccAAGTAAATGATCATAACTAAATAAATCTTTTATTGTCAttgtatcaaaaataaaatctttgttTAAAGTTATTCTTGTGTAGCCCTATAAACTTGGATAAGCAAAAGGCCGAGAATTTTTCCTTATAAATATGTCCTTCCAAGTTCGAACATCGAAAAGCATAAATGAATGAGATGGAGAAGCCAACCCGGGTAGTTGTTATTCCAAGTCCAGGTTTCAGCCATGTTGCTTCAATCCTTGAGTTTGCAAAAAGAATTGTGAAGCTCCCAAATGGCATCCATGTCACACTTCTTATTCCCACAATTGCCAATAACGGCTCTCCTTCAGAAGCCTCCAAAGCCATCCTTCAATCACTCCCTTCAACCATAAACTACACATTCCTTCCCCCAATCCACGACCAAGAGCTACCACAAGAGGCTCCAATAGCACTCACCGCTCAAATCGCCGTCTCTCGTTCTGTGCCATCCATTCGCCATGCTTTGATGTCGTTGACTTCCACCTCTAGGCTTGTTGCAATTGTTGCTGACCTTTTTGGAATCGATGCACTTATTCTTGCAAAGGAAATGAACTTGTTGTCTTTTGTTTACTGTCCCTCAACAGCTATGACACTCTCCTTTTGCTTCTTTCTACCAAAACTGGATGACACTGTAATAGGTGAATATGTCTTTATTTTGTGTGGTTGTTTATGTTTCAGGTAAGTCTTATTTTGGTCCTTAACCGTTTGGGACAAATTcttttaaatgttttatttctgtcttaaataattttaaatagattTAATATGATCCTATCTTAAAGTTGATCCTAAGTTAACAAAATGAATAACGTGGACACTAATAACGTTACTTATGAAGTCATATAtttttggctaatttttttattatggaaataaaagtggtgatatactttaacattataatttgtggtatttttcaaaactttggAAATACACAAATTCTTGGGTCCGATTTctgtacttaaaattttttaattttttttaacacaaatccCTGGGACCGATTTGTGTACCTCTCAGAAATTGGACGGTCCAATTTCTTTACCTCTAGAAATCgaacggtccgatttgtgtacctctAAAACATCGGACAGTTCGATTTCTGCTTCTCTAGTTAAACGATCCCACATTTAAGTATAACACCCAATAATCTACATTTAAGAAAAATACCACTACCactccaatattaaaaataaaaaattctatattCTTTCatgtgttaaaaaaatataataaaaactttcTTATAACACTGCTTTCCTccattttttaacaaaattcgAAATCCTAACAAATAATCATCACTtcttcaaaatcaaaagaaaattttttatattagtgatCAATTGAAATAGGAGGTTTAAAAATTGTTAGGACTGAAATAAAACGTTtgaaacattaaaaattaaattagaattcgACCCAAATGTTGTAaaccaaaataatactttaccctACCTTATAATAAGTTCCATTTTATTGTGTTGATCTCTTCTTTCAAAACAAAAATGTAACAGGGGAGTTCAAAGAGATATCAGAGCCGGTTCGAATACCCGGTTGCGTGCCTGTCCCCGGTAGAGATCTTCCAAACCCGGTGCAAGATCGAAACAGCGAACTATATAGAAATTTTCTTCAACGATGCAAACAACTACGTTTCGCTGATGGGATCCTAGTGAATAGTTTTAGAGAAATTGAACCAGGGCCTATAAGAGAATTGACAGAGGAAGGAAGAGGCTATCCAATGGTTTATCCGGTTGGACCCATTATACAAAACGGTTCAGGTAATGAAACAAAGTTTGATCAATGTTTAACATGGCTGGACAATCATGTACCAAATTCTGTTATTTATGTGTGCTTTGGAAGTGGTGGGACATTATCACAAGACCAATTGAATGAGCTTGCCATGGGTTTGGAGCTTAGTGGCAAAAAATTCTTGTGGGTTATAAGAGCACCAAGTGAATCAGCAAATGCTTCTTACCTTAGTggtaataacaataatggtggagaCCCTTTACGGTTCTTACCATCTGGGTTCTTGGATAGGACCAAGAAACAAGGTTTGGTGGTTCCTTTATGGGCACCTCAAGCTCAAATTCTTAATCACCATGCAATTGGTGGGTTTTTAACACATTGTGGATGGAACTCGGTACTTGAGGGTGTCATGAATGGGGTTCCATTAATAGCTTGGCCTCTATTTGCGGAACAAAAAATGAGTGCAATTTTTCTTTCTGAGGATCTCAAAGTGGCACTAAGGGTAAAGGCTAATGAAAATGGTTTAGTGGAAAGAGAGGAAGTTGCTTGCGTTATAAGAAGGCTGATGGAGGATGAAGAATATAGGGAAATTAGGAGAAGGATGCAAAGTTTAAAGAACGTTGCAACTGAAAGCTTGCAAGAGGAAGGATCTCAGAATAAAATTCTAGCCCAATTTGCTGTCCATTTGATGAAGAATTAGGGAAATAGAAGAGtctaatatattttgttaaatatacACTGTACAAGTTTATATGTATTTTTCCGGTTGTTTTCTTAACTTGAttcatgttaaaaaaaaaagcttaaTCGATTATTTAGAATATTTAGAGGTTTCTGTAACTCTTAGAAATAAGGTAACTTGGTGAAACTTCTCTAGATCAATTCATAGACTTGTTCTTCAAAGTTTATGAATCATAATaactttagttttctttttcttgcatttaGAAATCCTTAAGAACATTAGGACATAATATAACCATAAAAGTAACACTTCACTTAATCAAGCTTGAGACTGAAAGAAATAATAtcttataaatatttgaaattttccCTCTATGTTAAGACCTAGAGGTAAGCAAGTATTAGTTGAATATAAACTCTTATCTCCTTATTGCTGCTTGTTTTATTCTTTAAGGATCTGAAAactgttttcaaaaataaagatgaagccTACATACTCTCTTAGCTTAGACCCCAGAAacaattttgaaattaaatctaGACACTAACTTCTTTCGTTGCTCACAAGTCTTAAGACTTATTTTGGTTgcagaaggaaagaaaaaaaaaagtatctaCGCATGATTCGAACAACTCATATTCCATCAGGTCATCACCAACATCATAACTCACATTCAATTTCATCAATTTTGGCAAGTTGAGGTCCTTTGATTTTTTGGCAAAAAAActaaacaatttttaatttaaatcccTACCTCACTTCCGAGCTTTGATTGCAGTTCTAGGAGTCCAAAATCACCAACCTATCCTTAAAGCTTCAAGATCATGGTGAATGCCAATTTTCCAAAATTGAGACGACGCAGGAGAATCTTCTCTCATGACCGTTGATGAATTATCCTTGCTCCACTCTGATTTTGCCAAATGTGTTGCATGATTGTCCTTTTGTCATTTCAATCATTTGTACAAGAAtgtgtgaatcacaattttgcacATTCTTGATGACAAAACCAATAACAATCTAAGGTTTGATCTCAGCCATCTTCTATAAGCTTGAATTACACGGCAAATTATACATGACAAGGAGTTGAACCGACTTTTGCCTCATAACATTCTTTGTTTGATGACAGTTTCAAAGGAAGCATAGATAAGCCACTCATTCCAAGCAACTTAGTTGAGTCTTCATGCAAGTATGCAGCAAATCAATGGTACAAAGAAAACCAAATTCTGTATCTTCAGACAAGCCCATATGAGATCCAAGATGTCTATACCACAGcacattttaaaatagaaagcTTGCAAAATGCTCCAGACAGCACACTTTTTCAGTTCACAAAACCAACGTAAGATGCCAATAATcgtctttttattttctgtagaGAAGTCCTCATTAAAGCTATGTATATGTTAAACACCCAGACAGAATAGAATGGAATAATGGAACATGCATAAAGATAATCTTAACACATACTAGGACAAGGAGCAGTGAGCACTATGCACCCTTTCATGAAACTAAGTCTTAATGTGTCAATTGCATTCTCTTAATCTAGAAATAGATTCAACTTAGacaattttccattttttaatgTGTTCACTTTCAAGTTGTTAGATTTAGAGGAATCAAACATgcagaaaaaaataatgattcaTTAGCTCATACTCcagagttaaaaaaaaaaaaactgccaACATACTGTAATTGTGATTATGAAGAGAAGATAACAAGTTGAAAGCATCTGTAATAAATGGGCAACAACAGAAACAAATATATTGCTCAAGAGAATAATAACAGTTCATTACCTTAGAAGCAGTAATTGCACAAACTTTTCCT belongs to Arachis duranensis cultivar V14167 chromosome 8, aradu.V14167.gnm2.J7QH, whole genome shotgun sequence and includes:
- the LOC107462926 gene encoding hydroquinone glucosyltransferase, with the protein product MNEMEKPTRVVVIPSPGFSHVASILEFAKRIVKLPNGIHVTLLIPTIANNGSPSEASKAILQSLPSTINYTFLPPIHDQELPQEAPIALTAQIAVSRSVPSIRHALMSLTSTSRLVAIVADLFGIDALILAKEMNLLSFVYCPSTAMTLSFCFFLPKLDDTVIGEFKEISEPVRIPGCVPVPGRDLPNPVQDRNSELYRNFLQRCKQLRFADGILVNSFREIEPGPIRELTEEGRGYPMVYPVGPIIQNGSGNETKFDQCLTWLDNHVPNSVIYVCFGSGGTLSQDQLNELAMGLELSGKKFLWVIRAPSESANASYLSGNNNNGGDPLRFLPSGFLDRTKKQGLVVPLWAPQAQILNHHAIGGFLTHCGWNSVLEGVMNGVPLIAWPLFAEQKMSAIFLSEDLKVALRVKANENGLVEREEVACVIRRLMEDEEYREIRRRMQSLKNVATESLQEEGSQNKILAQFAVHLMKN